The genomic stretch AGTTTAGTGAACCTATGACTAAGTTAGAAACGCAGATTCGCGGCGAGAGCAGCATGGACGAGTTGTTTTCAATTGCAGAAATACCAACTACTCCTGGCCAATCTAAATACTCCCTTATATCAAGTAAACAAATGGTTGGGATTTTTCTTACCATATGGACAAAGAAAGAGTTAGTACCTCACATTGCTCATCTTAGAGTAGACTCTGTAGGGAGAGGAATCATGGGTTGCTTAGGTAACAAGGTAACCACAAGAATCCTTATAGTACTACTAAAAAAAGTTGAATTAGTCTAAACTATAAAACTGATCTTTCTACAATTGATTGTAGGGGTGTATATCGATGAGTATGTCATTGCATCAAACAAGCTTTTGTTTCGTATGTAGTCACTTGGCTTCTGGCGAGAAAGAAGGCGATGAGGTGAGGAGGAATTCTGATGTAGCTGAGATACTCAAAGGCATACAATTCCCTAGGATTTGTAAGAATCCTTGTCGCCGAGCACCAGAAAAGATAGTCGATCACGAGTAAGTCATCAAAGAATTCAAAAAGAACGGAAGGATTACGCGCCTTTTGAATTCTAACATTGTTTCGCTTGTTTTGCAGTCGAATAATATGGCTCGGAGATTTGAATTATAGGGTGGCTTTGAGTTATGAAGAAACAAGGGTTCTATTGGAGGATAATGATTGGGACACTTTGTTAGAGAAAGATCAAGTTTGTCCCTCTACCTActcatatacatatacatacaaGATAGAACAATTTAATGACCTGAGTAAATTTACTGATATAgttgcttttcatttttaatcagTTGAACATAGAAAAAGAAGCAGGAAGAGTTTTCAGTGGTTTCAAAGAGGGAAGAATAGTCTTTGCACCAACTTACAAGTATTCACAAAATTCAGACTCTTATGCTGGCGAGACTGTTAAATCAAAGAAGAAACGTCGAACGCCAGCATGGTATTGCTTCATCACCATATGCACAATTAATCAAAAAACTTATgatatattaataaaaaaaactatTATCATTGATAATATTCTGCTATTGAACAATTGTCAGGTGCGATAGGATACTGTGGCGTGGCAGCCGCATCGATCAAGTATCATACATTCGTGGAGAATCAAGATTTTCTGACCATAGACCTGTTTGTGCTGTCTTTTCTGTGGGTGTGGAAGTAAGAAGCAGAAACAATAAATTCAGAAAGGGCTATTCTTATACAAGCCCGAGACTCGAATATGAAGACTTGATACCTCAAAGGCATAGTTTCTATGATTAATAATCCAATCCTCAAATCAATCTTGTATATTTTTCTCTAGTGTCTATATAGAAGAATGATGATTTTTCACCTCACTTTTACTTTCTATTTTTTCACCACACTTACCAAAATGTCCTTACATAGTTAGAACTAAATAATCATTAACTCCTAACAATTTAAATTGCATATGGCTTATGCAAGTGACTAAGCAGGAACTGCAATATTCTATCATGACTCATGTCACCTAGTGACAGATGTAAATAGAGTTGAATTTGAACCATTCTTTGTTATGCAAACATGAAATCAAGAGGAGAAACTTATGGTATTAATATTAATTTGAATAAACTAAAGCTCAAGTGAGTTACATATCAGAAGACAGACTATCCCTACTTATTTAAATCTCTATTTTCTATGCTGAAAGAAAATATATTGGCATGCAACTTGGACCATCTGCGGTGTTGTCTTTCTGTCGAGTGAATTTTATTCACAGGACAGAAAGATTGCACTGCAGATGATCCGAGTTCTTAAGAGAGGAAAAGAACCTACTGGTACGTCAAGTCCCAAATTGAGGTTTCTTCATGACTTAATGTGGTACCTTGTTTTGGATTTTGATTCAAGTCCACATTATCTCTACTCATGTCCATTCCCATGTGCAATTCAAGATCTTGTATGCCATTTATCCAAAATTCACCACAATCTTCTACTGTCCTATCCACGATCTCTCTCATTTCATTAACATTTCCAACGAGGTTACTATGATCCTGATTCTGATTACTAGATCCTGCTATATCCATATTCAACCAATCATCTGACAGATAATCATGGAAGGGAACATGTCCTTGTTCTGTTCTGTAAGAACATAGTGATTCATGGTTCACCCTTGAACTTTTGTCTGAAAATCCCATACACAATTCACTCTGTGGACACTCAGCATATTGACATGAATACATCTTCTCAAAATCAACATCGAAATCAAACTCACTCTTCCTCTTCTCATTCAAAACATGTGTAACAACACTACTAGAGCTTTCACCTCCTTCTGATATCTTGAGGCATTTTTTAGTGAGCTGTGAAAGCAAAGCTTGTTCTTGGTTCATAACTTTGCACCAAGTTGCACTATCTTTAGCTGTCATCTTATCTTGCAAAGTCTTGGATTGAGTCACAAGCCTTCTAACTTTATCAACATCAGGAGACAAGTGTTTGATGATTGCAGCCAAGACAGAAACTTTCCAACCCTTTTTCAAATCATGCGGCTTTTTATAAGGTGGTGGGCCATGTCTTTGTGCCAAAACACCTTGTTGACCCCACCACTGTTCTTTCCCATTTGGCCACCAAGGAGGAGCCAAACCTCTTTCAAGAGGGAACCTTCTTTGTGGTGGCACACAGTGTTGCATGAGAGCTGAAAGTAGTGAACCTAAAGTAGTATCTTGTAGTTCATAAAGTAAATGCATGTATGATGAAATTGAATCTTGTTGCTTTTCAAAAAGTGCTGGTAATAATAAGTATTTCGAAACTGCTTCTGGTGCGTTTTGGCTGAACTTGACTTGTTCTTTCCACCACTCACGCAAGCTTTCTGAAGAACCTGTCACTGGTTTTCCATTTTCTGGTACAATACCATAGACAAAACCTTGAGCTTTGCATATTGTCATAATCTTCATCATATATTTGAGGATTGAATCTTgtgctcttaacatcttcttcCTTCCCGACGCTTCATCTTTTGCTTGCTGGTTTTGTTCTTGTTTCTTGCCTTTTTCCTTTAGCTTCTGTAGTAGGATTTTGTCCTTCCACATGCGTTTCTTCAGCTCATCATAAtctatttcttcttcttcttgttcAGATGGGTTGGTTTCTTCAGTGATTTTCACCATAGTTTTATTTCTGAGAATGCTATTGAAATGTAAGTGTAGCTATATATATGTGTGTGCATGAAGGTACTGGAATGGCGGTGGAAAAAGAGAATGATCCAATATGAGAGAAAATGAAGTTTATGAAATGGTGAAGTGAGTGCCGCGTGTGTTGAATTCACGTGCCTGGGTATGGATTTCATGCAGTAATGCTCTATAATTACTAGATTCATACACAAGAATTTCTTCATCTTATTTTTTATACCACCAATCTTATCTTTTCGATGTATTAAAAAAATACATTTACTTTCTTTTTTTTATTGATGACACTTTTCTTTTTAGACTTATATATAATATGGGCTCACGAAAATGTATTAGATGCACTTCAGACATTTAATTACAAAAATAattcactttttcaaaaaaaaattcaaaatacttctggtttcaaaaaaattctcaaactacctcacttttaggaggagtcgccaattaaattggagactcctcttaaaaattgaatggagacgtcaattggattggctagggcaggtgccctagccaatccaataGGCGCCCCTGTGTATGatttaggaggaggcgccaattcactcctcctaaaatgcattttttttgtaaatggtatacgtgatagataaatttgatataggaccactttatattaataaaattttcagtttacacaaagaaacctaatggtgatgaccgggatcacctaaccgattttcggtcccacatcctctagctaccctaacttgtggccctaacccacgttgacgattctgtaccggtgtttgagcatctgaggggccaggagcgtcactaccaactacaagagaaggtctgttgaggtagtcatacaagtcggcatagtcttcagtatgcatcgatgaTGTATCGCCGTAactgagctcatgacccatgccagagaagttgggatgtggttgactcattgatgggcgaccatgacggttgaagggagacatgggtgtggacgatgcgtcgaggaaaggttggaaaggttgttagggtgtttggtagagatagaGTTGTTGGATGTTTATGTTTTGTGAGGTTTGAGCctcttggctacggtaggaggaggggcggttggtgttgaatgatcgttgggtgttctggcttaggcgactttggtagggtgatggggtgggtgcgaagcgatgttgagtctcaggttgatggtcaatttgttggtggtggtatggggtatgctcttggtattggggttgggtgtatggaatgttttggttgtatgtttgtgtgttggttgaacggaacgtttgacggacagggggttgtgtgtatccggtctgacactgttggtgggggtttgatgttgaggtgtcaggtgtgtaagtcatctggcgtgggtcgtacaagtacatatcctcggcgatgaactgaaaaccaaccgatctgtaccaagccatataagtacgacttggtttttcttcagttggcatgatTGCGTtagttaacacatggtcatgacagtgcttccatttgcgacactccgatcttgcgaagcttcgccatggattgaagttccattaGTCGCTAACTttgcgcagatgccattctcctaggctagctgggggatctgggatattttggaggataccgaactgcagcttcacacgatcactgttgtgcataTCCACAGTTGTGAACtgtattatcggtgtgcatgcagtccatacgactgcgtcttcagcgttgacctcatggtcatgatccaaattaaggtatggacgccaaatgaactgaaatgtgaaagaagataggattatagtcaatgtagaagaagttaacaaaatataacgaaataattaagttattttccttacgtctgtcggtcgaaggtgatccaacaggttgcgatactgagtaatacagtgtcttggacatctgttgtaactcataccacgtgtagaccatctacaccaaaaagtcaaaaaatattagttagaggtGATAATCTTTAAAaaagtaagtaaagatatagcaatttaaacaacttacttttgtgcatacggaaatgtgaaagggttgttattgacggGTGCTAGAGACGGTAATCTTGACCAACCACATGCTTGTAGCAAAACTGtacatccagaaaatgtagatgtgtctttgtgtgagtttttgcacaaggagctatagagataggctagcGTCACGGtagcatgtagacgtcttctaacgtcacggtacactcaccggttgggaaccaaaatgtgtgtgtctctgatCTCCATCTTTTGCATAAAGCTAaaatgaatttgttatctatggaccaagacaaaatcttgcttatatgaccaaaaccgacgagttcaacataaggttgaatcatcgggtccatatggacatattcgtggacccgagttcggaaccttgatacatcctaaaaaagaaagaataaaaaacttgactaagttggtatgttaaaataaaagggggttggtgaagatgaaagataaaaagttaacaaaagaaaaaacttacatatgttgcgatgtttgcaaccgttcctctatgtgattcgcccattgtgaggatagacattttgtcagggagttggtgtagatgaaactacaagaagttgttgcagatgaaacTGTAGAAGAAatattgtagaagaagtagtaagagtgatggtgtggaacaagtgttgatggagtggatgtatttataggcaaatggataggagcatgaaaagttgtgcttgcatggtgtctccacttgaattggcgaccatgtataacctttaagaggggtcgccattcaaattggcgcctccataggggcatgcatgcaagacctaggtctgattgcttggtttcgaggtctgaatgcatgctttgacaaggtgtttccacttgaattggcgcccatgtgcaaggaatgagtgggggcgccaattcatttggagtgtatgtctgcatgtctgacacgtggctatcttgtctcttgcatgctgaacatgccacttcttagtagcttgcatggttgacacatcatttcggagtagcttgcatgtgcgacacgtcatttcggagtagcttgcatgtgtgacacgtcacttcgaactagctagcatgtgagacacttcactcctctatttaagtgtcttactatcaacatccaagacacttcactcacattcatctgcagtaagaaaatagttttcatctgcacaatgtcatcttcatcattatacagtgtcaacgttcactgcaacggtgaaacatacaAGTCTGAGCTATATgatttttgtttttgaaacactgataccattaga from Lathyrus oleraceus cultivar Zhongwan6 chromosome 7, CAAS_Psat_ZW6_1.0, whole genome shotgun sequence encodes the following:
- the LOC127107115 gene encoding type I inositol polyphosphate 5-phosphatase 5, giving the protein MSSSTSSSRSSEMTKANNHSNISLSPIHPTTTATNSSPDTPNVKNEKKKKSILPKIFGSRRNGRGSDEDALKSNPEGDSVSVSFDLEKKIENKKKAFLEASPMMRKSFSERETSPGIEGLNLCTFEQRPKPPEHELQSFRVFVATWNVGGKSPSYDLNLQDFLLVEGSADIYILGFQEIVPLSAGNVLVIEDNEPAAKWLALISQALNTPKNELSDSSDSGTGSKSKESKSPASLNFFQKPSLKAISRNFRAEGSSLLKACNCPVESPLRERRRVRKFSEPMTKLETQIRGESSMDELFSIAEIPTTPGQSKYSLISSKQMVGIFLTIWTKKELVPHIAHLRVDSVGRGIMGCLGNKGCISMSMSLHQTSFCFVCSHLASGEKEGDEVRRNSDVAEILKGIQFPRICKNPCRRAPEKIVDHDRIIWLGDLNYRVALSYEETRVLLEDNDWDTLLEKDQLNIEKEAGRVFSGFKEGRIVFAPTYKYSQNSDSYAGETVKSKKKRRTPAWCDRILWRGSRIDQVSYIRGESRFSDHRPVCAVFSVGVEVRSRNNKFRKGYSYTSPRLEYEDLIPQRHSFYD
- the LOC127107116 gene encoding putative ETHYLENE INSENSITIVE 3-like 4 protein, with the translated sequence MVKITEETNPSEQEEEEIDYDELKKRMWKDKILLQKLKEKGKKQEQNQQAKDEASGRKKMLRAQDSILKYMMKIMTICKAQGFVYGIVPENGKPVTGSSESLREWWKEQVKFSQNAPEAVSKYLLLPALFEKQQDSISSYMHLLYELQDTTLGSLLSALMQHCVPPQRRFPLERGLAPPWWPNGKEQWWGQQGVLAQRHGPPPYKKPHDLKKGWKVSVLAAIIKHLSPDVDKVRRLVTQSKTLQDKMTAKDSATWCKVMNQEQALLSQLTKKCLKISEGGESSSSVVTHVLNEKRKSEFDFDVDFEKMYSCQYAECPQSELCMGFSDKSSRVNHESLCSYRTEQGHVPFHDYLSDDWLNMDIAGSSNQNQDHSNLVGNVNEMREIVDRTVEDCGEFWINGIQDLELHMGMDMSRDNVDLNQNPKQGTTLSHEETSIWDLTYQ